One Brachyhypopomus gauderio isolate BG-103 chromosome 15, BGAUD_0.2, whole genome shotgun sequence genomic region harbors:
- the blnk gene encoding B-cell linker protein isoform X3, with amino-acid sequence MSLPTRDQVEEWSPAQVAGYLSQNKMRECASTVQRMQIDGRWFLNLSDNDLTKFSLIHRPQLQKMVQDIKKNDDSIFNRLKRFQTEQTANILKSGRNTLDRIKSKGPPKVPARDYHGDDQEQWSGSEFDSDVYEDPQGDHDDSYEPPPCERVFAPTQSMNYSAGEYLDSCPGRQTQTKPKRILRPIKSSIQEKQIPERPIKNDEDYVDPEDNMDEDNYIDPSGKDHKGNHRNKHSPRRSHSPDVYEVPDKEDSPGSRGNAKLQPPPLRLPPKPSPRTNLRKPVACPDPEAEEDYEVCNDECLNENPEKPVEDVRPTPLPRDLKNPKFQLLQKKISGKSFEVAPTNVAQDSASPGPSQATKGFYRIKMPLPRDAPGLKSTAEKGSLSQEDGGSTTHEEEAGVFNKPWYTSTSDRKTAEDTLIRSAMDGSYLVRKSSGVDALQPFTLVVFYNSRVYNIPIRYVPETKQYALGKQKSGEERFKSVSEIIENHQRNALVLVDTQSLTKDSTRLKHALTP; translated from the exons ATGAGCCTGCCGACCCGAGATCAGGTTGAGGAGTGGAGTCCTGCACAGGTAGCCGGCTACCTCTCTCAG AACAAGATGAGAGAGTGTGCCTCAACAGTGCAGAGAATGCAGATCGATGGGCGATGGTTTCTG AACCTCTCTGACAACGATCTAACCAAGTTCAGTCTCATCCACCGACC GCAGCTACAAAAAATGGTCCAGGACATCAAGAAGAATGATGACAGTATTTTCAATCGATTGAAAAG GTTTCAGACTGAACAAACAGCTAATATTCTTAAATCTGGCAGAAATACATTGGACCG AATTAAAAGCAAGGGGCCTCCAAAAGTGCCTGCAAGAGACTATCATG GAGATGACCaagagcagtggtctgggtCCGAGTTT GACAGTGATGTATATGAAGATCCACAAGGCGACCATGATGACAGCTATGAGCCTCCCCCATGTGAAAGAGTCTTTGCTCCCACCCAATCTATGAACTACTCCGCAGGGGAATACCTCG ACTCGTGTCCTGGACGACAGACTCAAACTAAACCGAAAAGGATTCTACGGCCAATCAAATCATCAATCCAAGAGAAGCAAATTCCAGAGCGACCAATAAAAAATGAT GAAGATTATGTTGATCCAGAAGACAACATGGATGAAGATAATTATATTGACCCTTCTGGCAAAG ATCACAaaggaaaccatagaaacaaacACTCTCCGAGGCGTTCACACAGTCCAG ATGTCTATGAGGTTCCCGATAAG GAGGATTCTCCAGGTAGTAG GGGCAACGCTAAGCTGCAACCCCCACCTCTAAGGCTGCCCCCTAAGCCTAGTCCCAG AACAAATCTTAGGAAGCCAGTCGCCTGCCCA GACCCAGAGGCAGAGGAAGACTATGAAGTTTGTAATGATGAGT GTCTAAATGAAAATCCAGAGAAGCCTGTGGAAGACGTCAGACCTACACCGCTGCCACGGGACCT GAAGAATCCCAAATTTCAACTTCTTCAG AAAAAAATTTCAGGAAAAAGCTTTGAAG TGGCACCAACGAATGTAGCTCAAGATTCAGCAAGCCCCGGGCCCAGCCAAGCCACCAAAGGATTCTATCGCATCAA GATGCCCCTGCCTCGTGATGCCCCCGGCCTGA AGTCCACAGCAGAGAAAGGAAGCTTGTCTCAGGAGGACGGTGGATCTACAACGCATGAGGAG GAGGCTGGTGTATTTAACAAGCCCTGGTATACCAGCACTTCTGACCGCAAGACAGCAGAGGACACCCTGATCCGATCAGCTATG GACGGCTCTTACTTGGTGAGGAAGAGCTCAGGCGTGGATGCCCTTCAGCCATTCACCTTGGTGGTTTTCTACAATAGCAGAGTGTATAACATCCCAATACGATACGTTCCTGAAACAAAGCAGTACGCCTTGGGCAAACAGAAAAGCGGAGAGGAG CGATTTAAAAGTGTTTCTGAGATCATTGAGAATCATCAAAGGAATGCTCTTGTCTTGGTGGACACTCAAAGTCTCACTAAGGACTCTACTAGACTGAAGCATGCACTGACACCATGA
- the blnk gene encoding B-cell linker protein isoform X5, with protein sequence METLSKITAPASVKLRQLQKMVQDIKKNDDSIFNRLKRIKSKGPPKVPARDYHGDDQEQWSGSEFDSDVYEDPQGDHDDSYEPPPCERVFAPTQSMNYSAGEYLDSCPGRQTQTKPKRILRPIKSSIQEKQIPERPIKNDEDYVDPEDNMDEDNYIDPSGKDHKGNHRNKHSPRRSHSPDVYEVPDKEDSPGSRGNAKLQPPPLRLPPKPSPRTNLRKPVACPDPEAEEDYEVCNDECLNENPEKPVEDVRPTPLPRDLKNPKFQLLQVCKCSIFLSSLTTLVLSFTIMFFIFQKKISGKSFEVAPTNVAQDSASPGPSQATKGFYRIKMPLPRDAPGLKSTAEKGSLSQEDGGSTTHEEEAGVFNKPWYTSTSDRKTAEDTLIRSAMDGSYLVRKSSGVDALQPFTLVVFYNSRVYNIPIRYVPETKQYALGKQKSGEERFKSVSEIIENHQRNALVLVDTQSLTKDSTRLKHALTP encoded by the exons ATGGAGACTTTAAGCAAGATAACTGCCCCTGCTAGTGTGAAACTTCG GCAGCTACAAAAAATGGTCCAGGACATCAAGAAGAATGATGACAGTATTTTCAATCGATTGAAAAG AATTAAAAGCAAGGGGCCTCCAAAAGTGCCTGCAAGAGACTATCATG GAGATGACCaagagcagtggtctgggtCCGAGTTT GACAGTGATGTATATGAAGATCCACAAGGCGACCATGATGACAGCTATGAGCCTCCCCCATGTGAAAGAGTCTTTGCTCCCACCCAATCTATGAACTACTCCGCAGGGGAATACCTCG ACTCGTGTCCTGGACGACAGACTCAAACTAAACCGAAAAGGATTCTACGGCCAATCAAATCATCAATCCAAGAGAAGCAAATTCCAGAGCGACCAATAAAAAATGAT GAAGATTATGTTGATCCAGAAGACAACATGGATGAAGATAATTATATTGACCCTTCTGGCAAAG ATCACAaaggaaaccatagaaacaaacACTCTCCGAGGCGTTCACACAGTCCAG ATGTCTATGAGGTTCCCGATAAG GAGGATTCTCCAGGTAGTAG GGGCAACGCTAAGCTGCAACCCCCACCTCTAAGGCTGCCCCCTAAGCCTAGTCCCAG AACAAATCTTAGGAAGCCAGTCGCCTGCCCA GACCCAGAGGCAGAGGAAGACTATGAAGTTTGTAATGATGAGT GTCTAAATGAAAATCCAGAGAAGCCTGTGGAAGACGTCAGACCTACACCGCTGCCACGGGACCT GAAGAATCCCAAATTTCAACTTCTTCAGGTATGTAAATGTTCAATTTTTTTAAGCTCTCTAACTACTTTAGTTTTAAGTTTTACAATTATGTTTTTCATTTTCCAGAAAAAAATTTCAGGAAAAAGCTTTGAAG TGGCACCAACGAATGTAGCTCAAGATTCAGCAAGCCCCGGGCCCAGCCAAGCCACCAAAGGATTCTATCGCATCAA GATGCCCCTGCCTCGTGATGCCCCCGGCCTGA AGTCCACAGCAGAGAAAGGAAGCTTGTCTCAGGAGGACGGTGGATCTACAACGCATGAGGAG GAGGCTGGTGTATTTAACAAGCCCTGGTATACCAGCACTTCTGACCGCAAGACAGCAGAGGACACCCTGATCCGATCAGCTATG GACGGCTCTTACTTGGTGAGGAAGAGCTCAGGCGTGGATGCCCTTCAGCCATTCACCTTGGTGGTTTTCTACAATAGCAGAGTGTATAACATCCCAATACGATACGTTCCTGAAACAAAGCAGTACGCCTTGGGCAAACAGAAAAGCGGAGAGGAG CGATTTAAAAGTGTTTCTGAGATCATTGAGAATCATCAAAGGAATGCTCTTGTCTTGGTGGACACTCAAAGTCTCACTAAGGACTCTACTAGACTGAAGCATGCACTGACACCATGA
- the blnk gene encoding B-cell linker protein isoform X4, which translates to METLSKITAPASVKLRQLQKMVQDIKKNDDSIFNRLKRFQTEQTANILKSGRNTLDRIKSKGPPKVPARDYHGDDQEQWSGSEFDSDVYEDPQGDHDDSYEPPPCERVFAPTQSMNYSAGEYLDSCPGRQTQTKPKRILRPIKSSIQEKQIPERPIKNDEDYVDPEDNMDEDNYIDPSGKDHKGNHRNKHSPRRSHSPDVYEVPDKEDSPGSRGNAKLQPPPLRLPPKPSPRTNLRKPVACPDPEAEEDYEVCNDECLNENPEKPVEDVRPTPLPRDLKNPKFQLLQVCKCSIFLSSLTTLVLSFTIMFFIFQKKISGKSFEVAPTNVAQDSASPGPSQATKGFYRIKMPLPRDAPGLKSTAEKGSLSQEDGGSTTHEEEAGVFNKPWYTSTSDRKTAEDTLIRSAMDGSYLVRKSSGVDALQPFTLVVFYNSRVYNIPIRYVPETKQYALGKQKSGEERFKSVSEIIENHQRNALVLVDTQSLTKDSTRLKHALTP; encoded by the exons ATGGAGACTTTAAGCAAGATAACTGCCCCTGCTAGTGTGAAACTTCG GCAGCTACAAAAAATGGTCCAGGACATCAAGAAGAATGATGACAGTATTTTCAATCGATTGAAAAG GTTTCAGACTGAACAAACAGCTAATATTCTTAAATCTGGCAGAAATACATTGGACCG AATTAAAAGCAAGGGGCCTCCAAAAGTGCCTGCAAGAGACTATCATG GAGATGACCaagagcagtggtctgggtCCGAGTTT GACAGTGATGTATATGAAGATCCACAAGGCGACCATGATGACAGCTATGAGCCTCCCCCATGTGAAAGAGTCTTTGCTCCCACCCAATCTATGAACTACTCCGCAGGGGAATACCTCG ACTCGTGTCCTGGACGACAGACTCAAACTAAACCGAAAAGGATTCTACGGCCAATCAAATCATCAATCCAAGAGAAGCAAATTCCAGAGCGACCAATAAAAAATGAT GAAGATTATGTTGATCCAGAAGACAACATGGATGAAGATAATTATATTGACCCTTCTGGCAAAG ATCACAaaggaaaccatagaaacaaacACTCTCCGAGGCGTTCACACAGTCCAG ATGTCTATGAGGTTCCCGATAAG GAGGATTCTCCAGGTAGTAG GGGCAACGCTAAGCTGCAACCCCCACCTCTAAGGCTGCCCCCTAAGCCTAGTCCCAG AACAAATCTTAGGAAGCCAGTCGCCTGCCCA GACCCAGAGGCAGAGGAAGACTATGAAGTTTGTAATGATGAGT GTCTAAATGAAAATCCAGAGAAGCCTGTGGAAGACGTCAGACCTACACCGCTGCCACGGGACCT GAAGAATCCCAAATTTCAACTTCTTCAGGTATGTAAATGTTCAATTTTTTTAAGCTCTCTAACTACTTTAGTTTTAAGTTTTACAATTATGTTTTTCATTTTCCAGAAAAAAATTTCAGGAAAAAGCTTTGAAG TGGCACCAACGAATGTAGCTCAAGATTCAGCAAGCCCCGGGCCCAGCCAAGCCACCAAAGGATTCTATCGCATCAA GATGCCCCTGCCTCGTGATGCCCCCGGCCTGA AGTCCACAGCAGAGAAAGGAAGCTTGTCTCAGGAGGACGGTGGATCTACAACGCATGAGGAG GAGGCTGGTGTATTTAACAAGCCCTGGTATACCAGCACTTCTGACCGCAAGACAGCAGAGGACACCCTGATCCGATCAGCTATG GACGGCTCTTACTTGGTGAGGAAGAGCTCAGGCGTGGATGCCCTTCAGCCATTCACCTTGGTGGTTTTCTACAATAGCAGAGTGTATAACATCCCAATACGATACGTTCCTGAAACAAAGCAGTACGCCTTGGGCAAACAGAAAAGCGGAGAGGAG CGATTTAAAAGTGTTTCTGAGATCATTGAGAATCATCAAAGGAATGCTCTTGTCTTGGTGGACACTCAAAGTCTCACTAAGGACTCTACTAGACTGAAGCATGCACTGACACCATGA
- the blnk gene encoding B-cell linker protein isoform X1, with product MSLPTRDQVEEWSPAQVAGYLSQNKMRECASTVQRMQIDGRWFLNLSDNDLTKFSLIHRPQLQKMVQDIKKNDDSIFNRLKRFQTEQTANILKSGRNTLDRIKSKGPPKVPARDYHGDDQEQWSGSEFDSDVYEDPQGDHDDSYEPPPCERVFAPTQSMNYSAGEYLDSCPGRQTQTKPKRILRPIKSSIQEKQIPERPIKNDEDYVDPEDNMDEDNYIDPSGKDHKGNHRNKHSPRRSHSPDVYEVPDKEDSPGSRGNAKLQPPPLRLPPKPSPRTNLRKPVACPDPEAEEDYEVCNDECLNENPEKPVEDVRPTPLPRDLKNPKFQLLQVCKCSIFLSSLTTLVLSFTIMFFIFQKKISGKSFEVAPTNVAQDSASPGPSQATKGFYRIKMPLPRDAPGLKSTAEKGSLSQEDGGSTTHEEEAGVFNKPWYTSTSDRKTAEDTLIRSAMDGSYLVRKSSGVDALQPFTLVVFYNSRVYNIPIRYVPETKQYALGKQKSGEERFKSVSEIIENHQRNALVLVDTQSLTKDSTRLKHALTP from the exons ATGAGCCTGCCGACCCGAGATCAGGTTGAGGAGTGGAGTCCTGCACAGGTAGCCGGCTACCTCTCTCAG AACAAGATGAGAGAGTGTGCCTCAACAGTGCAGAGAATGCAGATCGATGGGCGATGGTTTCTG AACCTCTCTGACAACGATCTAACCAAGTTCAGTCTCATCCACCGACC GCAGCTACAAAAAATGGTCCAGGACATCAAGAAGAATGATGACAGTATTTTCAATCGATTGAAAAG GTTTCAGACTGAACAAACAGCTAATATTCTTAAATCTGGCAGAAATACATTGGACCG AATTAAAAGCAAGGGGCCTCCAAAAGTGCCTGCAAGAGACTATCATG GAGATGACCaagagcagtggtctgggtCCGAGTTT GACAGTGATGTATATGAAGATCCACAAGGCGACCATGATGACAGCTATGAGCCTCCCCCATGTGAAAGAGTCTTTGCTCCCACCCAATCTATGAACTACTCCGCAGGGGAATACCTCG ACTCGTGTCCTGGACGACAGACTCAAACTAAACCGAAAAGGATTCTACGGCCAATCAAATCATCAATCCAAGAGAAGCAAATTCCAGAGCGACCAATAAAAAATGAT GAAGATTATGTTGATCCAGAAGACAACATGGATGAAGATAATTATATTGACCCTTCTGGCAAAG ATCACAaaggaaaccatagaaacaaacACTCTCCGAGGCGTTCACACAGTCCAG ATGTCTATGAGGTTCCCGATAAG GAGGATTCTCCAGGTAGTAG GGGCAACGCTAAGCTGCAACCCCCACCTCTAAGGCTGCCCCCTAAGCCTAGTCCCAG AACAAATCTTAGGAAGCCAGTCGCCTGCCCA GACCCAGAGGCAGAGGAAGACTATGAAGTTTGTAATGATGAGT GTCTAAATGAAAATCCAGAGAAGCCTGTGGAAGACGTCAGACCTACACCGCTGCCACGGGACCT GAAGAATCCCAAATTTCAACTTCTTCAGGTATGTAAATGTTCAATTTTTTTAAGCTCTCTAACTACTTTAGTTTTAAGTTTTACAATTATGTTTTTCATTTTCCAGAAAAAAATTTCAGGAAAAAGCTTTGAAG TGGCACCAACGAATGTAGCTCAAGATTCAGCAAGCCCCGGGCCCAGCCAAGCCACCAAAGGATTCTATCGCATCAA GATGCCCCTGCCTCGTGATGCCCCCGGCCTGA AGTCCACAGCAGAGAAAGGAAGCTTGTCTCAGGAGGACGGTGGATCTACAACGCATGAGGAG GAGGCTGGTGTATTTAACAAGCCCTGGTATACCAGCACTTCTGACCGCAAGACAGCAGAGGACACCCTGATCCGATCAGCTATG GACGGCTCTTACTTGGTGAGGAAGAGCTCAGGCGTGGATGCCCTTCAGCCATTCACCTTGGTGGTTTTCTACAATAGCAGAGTGTATAACATCCCAATACGATACGTTCCTGAAACAAAGCAGTACGCCTTGGGCAAACAGAAAAGCGGAGAGGAG CGATTTAAAAGTGTTTCTGAGATCATTGAGAATCATCAAAGGAATGCTCTTGTCTTGGTGGACACTCAAAGTCTCACTAAGGACTCTACTAGACTGAAGCATGCACTGACACCATGA
- the blnk gene encoding B-cell linker protein isoform X2, protein MSLPTRDQVEEWSPAQVAGYLSQNKMRECASTVQRMQIDGRWFLNLSDNDLTKFSLIHRPQLQKMVQDIKKNDDSIFNRLKRIKSKGPPKVPARDYHGDDQEQWSGSEFDSDVYEDPQGDHDDSYEPPPCERVFAPTQSMNYSAGEYLDSCPGRQTQTKPKRILRPIKSSIQEKQIPERPIKNDEDYVDPEDNMDEDNYIDPSGKDHKGNHRNKHSPRRSHSPDVYEVPDKEDSPGSRGNAKLQPPPLRLPPKPSPRTNLRKPVACPDPEAEEDYEVCNDECLNENPEKPVEDVRPTPLPRDLKNPKFQLLQVCKCSIFLSSLTTLVLSFTIMFFIFQKKISGKSFEVAPTNVAQDSASPGPSQATKGFYRIKMPLPRDAPGLKSTAEKGSLSQEDGGSTTHEEEAGVFNKPWYTSTSDRKTAEDTLIRSAMDGSYLVRKSSGVDALQPFTLVVFYNSRVYNIPIRYVPETKQYALGKQKSGEERFKSVSEIIENHQRNALVLVDTQSLTKDSTRLKHALTP, encoded by the exons ATGAGCCTGCCGACCCGAGATCAGGTTGAGGAGTGGAGTCCTGCACAGGTAGCCGGCTACCTCTCTCAG AACAAGATGAGAGAGTGTGCCTCAACAGTGCAGAGAATGCAGATCGATGGGCGATGGTTTCTG AACCTCTCTGACAACGATCTAACCAAGTTCAGTCTCATCCACCGACC GCAGCTACAAAAAATGGTCCAGGACATCAAGAAGAATGATGACAGTATTTTCAATCGATTGAAAAG AATTAAAAGCAAGGGGCCTCCAAAAGTGCCTGCAAGAGACTATCATG GAGATGACCaagagcagtggtctgggtCCGAGTTT GACAGTGATGTATATGAAGATCCACAAGGCGACCATGATGACAGCTATGAGCCTCCCCCATGTGAAAGAGTCTTTGCTCCCACCCAATCTATGAACTACTCCGCAGGGGAATACCTCG ACTCGTGTCCTGGACGACAGACTCAAACTAAACCGAAAAGGATTCTACGGCCAATCAAATCATCAATCCAAGAGAAGCAAATTCCAGAGCGACCAATAAAAAATGAT GAAGATTATGTTGATCCAGAAGACAACATGGATGAAGATAATTATATTGACCCTTCTGGCAAAG ATCACAaaggaaaccatagaaacaaacACTCTCCGAGGCGTTCACACAGTCCAG ATGTCTATGAGGTTCCCGATAAG GAGGATTCTCCAGGTAGTAG GGGCAACGCTAAGCTGCAACCCCCACCTCTAAGGCTGCCCCCTAAGCCTAGTCCCAG AACAAATCTTAGGAAGCCAGTCGCCTGCCCA GACCCAGAGGCAGAGGAAGACTATGAAGTTTGTAATGATGAGT GTCTAAATGAAAATCCAGAGAAGCCTGTGGAAGACGTCAGACCTACACCGCTGCCACGGGACCT GAAGAATCCCAAATTTCAACTTCTTCAGGTATGTAAATGTTCAATTTTTTTAAGCTCTCTAACTACTTTAGTTTTAAGTTTTACAATTATGTTTTTCATTTTCCAGAAAAAAATTTCAGGAAAAAGCTTTGAAG TGGCACCAACGAATGTAGCTCAAGATTCAGCAAGCCCCGGGCCCAGCCAAGCCACCAAAGGATTCTATCGCATCAA GATGCCCCTGCCTCGTGATGCCCCCGGCCTGA AGTCCACAGCAGAGAAAGGAAGCTTGTCTCAGGAGGACGGTGGATCTACAACGCATGAGGAG GAGGCTGGTGTATTTAACAAGCCCTGGTATACCAGCACTTCTGACCGCAAGACAGCAGAGGACACCCTGATCCGATCAGCTATG GACGGCTCTTACTTGGTGAGGAAGAGCTCAGGCGTGGATGCCCTTCAGCCATTCACCTTGGTGGTTTTCTACAATAGCAGAGTGTATAACATCCCAATACGATACGTTCCTGAAACAAAGCAGTACGCCTTGGGCAAACAGAAAAGCGGAGAGGAG CGATTTAAAAGTGTTTCTGAGATCATTGAGAATCATCAAAGGAATGCTCTTGTCTTGGTGGACACTCAAAGTCTCACTAAGGACTCTACTAGACTGAAGCATGCACTGACACCATGA